GAGCTCTGTTGCCCATTTTACAGTGGCACAAGCATCCCAATGATTACTTTAGCAAAGAAGCTTCCAAGCTTTACTTCAATAGTCTAAGAACTTACTGGCAGGAGCTGATTGATCTCAACAGTGGAGAGACTACTGATGTGAAAGAAGCTTTAATTAATGCTTTTAAGAGGCTTGATAATGATATTTCTTTGGAAGCTCAAGTAGGAGATCCAAATTCTTTTCTCAACTACCTAGTACTGAGAGTAGCATTTTCTGGTGCAACTGCCTGCGTGGCCCATGTGGATGGTGTTGACTTGCATATTGCAAACACAGGTGACAGCAGGGCAATGCTTGGGGTTCAGGAAGAAGATGGATCTTGGTCTGCGGTTAATTTATCCTATGACCACAatgcacaaaacaaaaatgaagtaGAGCGTGTGAAAACAGAGCATCCAAagtctgaagagaaaaatcttgTGAAACAAGATCGTCTCTTAGGTCTCCTGATGCCTTTCAGAGCTTTTGGTGATGTGAAGTTTAAATGGAGTATTGAACTACAGAAGAGAGTAATAGAATCAGGCCCAGATCAGCTGAATGAAAATGAATATACGAAATTTATTCCTCCGAACTTTCACACACCCCCATACCTTACGGCTGAGCCAGAAGTCATATATCACAGATTACGGCCGCAGGATAAGTTCCTTGTTTTGGCCACAGATGGGCTGTGGGAGACTATGCACAGGCAAGATGTGGCTAGAATTGTTGGGGAGTACCTCACTGGTGTTCACCATCAACAGCCAATAGCTGTTGGTGGCTATAAGGTAACTTTGGGACAAATGCATGGTCTCTTAACAGAAAGGAGAGCGAGAATCTCTTCAGAGTTTGAAGATCAGAATGCAGCAACTCACCTGATACGTCATGCAGTGGGTCACAATGAGTTTGGAACTGTGGATCATGAGAGACTGTCCAAGATGCTGAGTctgccagaggagctggctCGAATGTATAGAGATGACATTACAATTATTGTGGTGCAGTTCAACTCACATGTTACAGGTGCATGTCAAGATGAGGAACTGTGAGTTTAACCTAGTGAACTAGTTACCAAAGTTGTAACAATGGCCAGTATGAGCAGCtaataaaaaacaaccacccaacaataaaaccccccaaaaccctcaTCAAACAAATTCGTTGCTTGCTAGATTCATCAAATCTCTTGTTCCTGCCTTCCCCCAGAGCTCTAAATACATGGGAAGTGCTATTAACCCACTAAAAACTTGAAGAGGGTGTCACAGATGTAAAAAAGTTTTTGTAATAACTTTGCACTATTGAATTCATGAATGCTGCTAGAACAATGTCTTGAATTTGCTAGACTTGgatgagggagggaaggaggataAAGAATTAACTATCAAAGATCTGGCTGTTCAAGATAAAAAAGCCTGGTTATAAATATCTGCAAGTATCTACACATTATCTTAAAAGAAGAgatgagtttaaaaaaaaaagtattactgAATTCTTACAGGGCTAATTCTTGCAAAGTAGATATGGTTATTTGTGAATATACTGTCTGCTGTTTCTTCTAAGCAGAAGATCACTTTAACCAAGTAAGTCTTCAGTGTAACAAAGTTGTTTCACAATGTCATTCACTTAAGGATAATTGTCTAAGTGTTGACTTTCAATGCAGGTCTAAGCCATAATCAATACCTGAGATTCTGTAAGAGCTTAATTGTATCTTATGCATGGTAGCTTCTAGACTTGTGCATTAATAGTTGGCTGTTGGCTTCTGCACAAGCTGTAGGGCGATAATACATTACAACATGCAGTAAGATAACAGATAATTCTGTGGAATTCTCAGTCTGCAGTATGAAGGAATTTTCAGGCCTCTCAGAAAGTCAGTGTTGTTGGTCAAGACTGTGTTGACTTTCCTACAGTTCATGTCCTTCATGGACTCTGTGCTGTCTGGTGTTACTTACCTAGTAATTGAGTTTTCACCTGAAAAAATCAGGAAATCATTGCTAACCTCTGTGGCTTTGTAGTTTGCACTCATTTTCCCTTTGGCTATTTCAGATGCTTAGATTTAATGTCTTTCTCTTGAACTAATATTTGTAAGTCAGGTTAAAAAATGCGTGCATGTTTAGTGGCTTCTCCTAGCAGCTTCTTTACTAGCAGCTCTGTATTTCTGGGCAGCTGGTGTATGCATGTTCTTAAGTCTAGAATGCTGTCACAAGAACAGTCTCTGAAATTGATCTCCCTAGCTTGTAATGGTTAAATTTGAACTTAAAACACTGGCTATGACTTGTGTGCCTAAAGTTGTTGGGCTTGTAACTGTAAAAAGTAGGGACTGCCAACTAATTTATCAGTTAGATCTATTCTAGGTAGGTTGATTGTatacaaatttattttaacCTGCCCTAAGGTTTAAATCTAAAATGCTGGCTGAACTACCAGCCTTTGGTGACTGGCAGAACACATGTAATGTGATTCCTGTGGCCTGGAGAACTGTAGAACATCTTTTTTCAGTTTACGAAGGTGTTTCTGTTAAAATACCTGCCTAGCTTTCATTGCAGCTAGTCAACACCTCAGATCTAGCTTGCTCTGGTTAGTTGAGTAATATGGCATTTTCTGCTGCATACAGATATTGCCAGTTAATGCTACTGTTACATAGGGCACACTCTGAGCAATCAACCTGTGTTACAGTAAACATTGGCTCCTCAAGACTTTCAAATGCTATGTGTACTTAGTGGCCTGCAGCTTGTCTGTTTCTTTAGTCAGCCTCAAACATCAGTATCAATGTTGCTGTAAGGTTAATATCTAAGCTCACATTCAAGATGTGCACAACTCTTCTTTAtttgaagggaaaaggagaactCTGAAATGCTAGACAAGTACTGGCTGTTGACATTGCTTCTGTATGTTGTGTTTTGGTGACTGTGTCATTAGCTAGGTCATAGACTTTGTTCTATCATTCAAATGCAGTGTATCTAAACTGTTGCAGTATTTAACTTTCTTACTTTTTTACTGTTAAAGCTCTGTTACATATATTAGTGTATTTAAGCTATGATTGTTAATACGGATTTGGTACAAGTCATTGGTAGAAGAAATGAACATTGGTCCCATGGATACAATTTTTAttaaggaaaagctgctttttgtaGTAAAGATGCATATGTATGGAgtcataaaaaatatttatgtattgcTTGGAGACTTGCTCAGTATTGCAGTGAACAGAAACAGCATAACTGCCTGATCAACAGGTGATCTGAACAAACACCTTTTAACAGATTTCAATAAAATGATCAATTATGCAGAAATCCATGTGTATTGGATTGATCTAGAGTATGATAGCAGTTCTGCTAGGGCTGAAGCTTATGAATGACTTGTATTTCAATAATGTGTTGTTTTCAGGTCCCTCTTATGAACAGAGCAAATGGCCAAATCAAGCAATgtataaatgaaaacagactGAGAATTTtacttcagaactctcaaattcTATTGTGAGGCTTGAACCCCTGCATCAggcctgctggtgctgctgctcctggcagcagtGGTCAGATTGTTCCATCAGTATCCCTGCATGTCTTAGGTCCCATCATCTCATGATTACCTTCAGGGCCAAGTGCTGCAGATAAAACACTATAGCTTGAAATTTTTGGTTATGGACTCTACCCTATGTAGAGCAGTACAACATTTCATAAACAATCCAAAATGTGCAGATTAAAATGCCTGAGAATGAATTAATGGTAAACTAAATAGAaacagctcttctgctgcaggTAGGGGACATGTTCCTTTCATGTTGTCTGTCAGATTGCGTTGCAGAAAGGATGGCTTTACATGCATGTACGTGTGATTACTTGTCCAAATAAGGATTTCACAACTGCAAATACATGGCTCAGCCCAGGATGGCTGAATCCTGAGAGTCAACACAACCTTTAAATCTTCAAAATTGTTCCAGATTAATGTGTCAGTAGAACTGTTTAACAGTAATATTAGGTAAAAGAGGAGTGAGGAATCTTAGCTAGTCTGTGCTTCTAACTTAAGGCTCTGTTAACTCTGTTCACTTGTGTTCCAAGTGGTATGTGCATTCTATTTGCTTCTGACAGTATTTTACAACCACTATTGTGGTAACTTCTGTATTCTCCACTTGCCTTCTATATGTGTGGCTTGGTGAgtacagaaaaattattttccctttcccctcactTCTCATTGCAGGGCAGAGTTTTGCATATGGCAGCCATGTAAAACATGACACATAAGACATATGACAGCAAGGAGCATAGTCTTATCAAGAAATGTTGTTTGTAATTAGACTGTCAAACTCTGGTCCCTGTACTTAGAATAATTCTGGAGT
This sequence is a window from Lathamus discolor isolate bLatDis1 chromosome 2, bLatDis1.hap1, whole genome shotgun sequence. Protein-coding genes within it:
- the PDP1 gene encoding pyruvate dehyrogenase phosphatase catalytic subunit 1 isoform X1, with amino-acid sequence MLAASCCDRRMCVCPGPRRIAIPVRSSRLPLLSDAMPAPAHLFPLIRNCEMSRIGSTVCYCHHKHLCCLSSHFAHSHFKYAPQKKFAALYRPKENFNHFIHARDYASTPQRFYLTPPQVNSILKANEYSFKVPEFDGKNVSSVLGFDSNQLPANAPIEDRRSAATCLQTRGMLLGVFDGHAGCACAQAVSERLFYYIAVSLLPHETLLEIEDAVESGRALLPILQWHKHPNDYFSKEASKLYFNSLRTYWQELIDLNSGETTDVKEALINAFKRLDNDISLEAQVGDPNSFLNYLVLRVAFSGATACVAHVDGVDLHIANTGDSRAMLGVQEEDGSWSAVNLSYDHNAQNKNEVERVKTEHPKSEEKNLVKQDRLLGLLMPFRAFGDVKFKWSIELQKRVIESGPDQLNENEYTKFIPPNFHTPPYLTAEPEVIYHRLRPQDKFLVLATDGLWETMHRQDVARIVGEYLTGVHHQQPIAVGGYKVTLGQMHGLLTERRARISSEFEDQNAATHLIRHAVGHNEFGTVDHERLSKMLSLPEELARMYRDDITIIVVQFNSHVTGACQDEEL
- the PDP1 gene encoding pyruvate dehyrogenase phosphatase catalytic subunit 1 isoform X2, translated to MPAPAHLFPLIRNCEMSRIGSTVCYCHHKHLCCLSSHFAHSHFKYAPQKKFAALYRPKENFNHFIHARDYASTPQRFYLTPPQVNSILKANEYSFKVPEFDGKNVSSVLGFDSNQLPANAPIEDRRSAATCLQTRGMLLGVFDGHAGCACAQAVSERLFYYIAVSLLPHETLLEIEDAVESGRALLPILQWHKHPNDYFSKEASKLYFNSLRTYWQELIDLNSGETTDVKEALINAFKRLDNDISLEAQVGDPNSFLNYLVLRVAFSGATACVAHVDGVDLHIANTGDSRAMLGVQEEDGSWSAVNLSYDHNAQNKNEVERVKTEHPKSEEKNLVKQDRLLGLLMPFRAFGDVKFKWSIELQKRVIESGPDQLNENEYTKFIPPNFHTPPYLTAEPEVIYHRLRPQDKFLVLATDGLWETMHRQDVARIVGEYLTGVHHQQPIAVGGYKVTLGQMHGLLTERRARISSEFEDQNAATHLIRHAVGHNEFGTVDHERLSKMLSLPEELARMYRDDITIIVVQFNSHVTGACQDEEL